Proteins encoded within one genomic window of Arachis ipaensis cultivar K30076 chromosome B08, Araip1.1, whole genome shotgun sequence:
- the LOC107612822 gene encoding thylakoid lumenal 17.9 kDa protein, chloroplastic (The sequence of the model RefSeq protein was modified relative to this genomic sequence to represent the inferred CDS: added 37 bases not found in genome assembly) — MSFMILSFLPPLTSSSSSSSTNTNNLLPTLKKTHPHNPKLGGQSRVLPNLLSLALAASTLTSPFHYSLAIPSLNSQSFPPPISPTTPFSQSKNLQLGLENGKIRPCPSFNPGCISTNAKSSSFALPWTIPENSSDNAIEKLREAILKTQKNVKFQAVEDTPDGQYLQAEVDGGFDRDVFEFLVKGDVVLYRCMATKVTYVYPFTTAFGDSKGQESRLKQIGDQLGWYAPTFDSMQEQE, encoded by the exons cttcttcttcttcttcttcttccacaaacACCAACAATCTTCTTCCAACACTGAAGAAAACTCACCCTCATAATCCAAAACTTGGTGGACAAAGCAGGGTCCTACCTAATCTTCTGTCTTTGGCCCTTGCAGCTTCAACATTAACCTCTCCCTTCCATTATTCACTTGCAATTCCTTCCCTCAATTCTCAATCATTCCCTCCACCAATCTCTCCCACAACTCCTTTCTCTCAATCCAAGAACTTACAGCTTGGACTGGAAAATGG AAAAATTAGACCATGCCCATCATTCAATCCAGGATGTATATCAACAAATGCTAAGTCTTCATCATTTGCACTCCCTTGGACAATTCCAGAAAATTCCTCAGACAATGCTATTGAG AAATTGCGGGAAGCAATACTAAAGACTCAGAAAAATGTGAAATTTCAGGCTGTGGAAGATACCCCTGATG GGCAATATCTGCAAGCAGAAGTTGATGGAGGGTTTGATAGAGATGTATTTGAGTTTCTAGTGAAAGGTGATGTGGTTTTATACAGATGTATGGCAACAAAAGTAACTTATGTATACCCTTTCACAACAGCATTTGGAGATTCTAAGGGTCAAGAATCAAGACTCAAGCAAATTGGAGACCAATTGGGATGGTATGCTCCAACTTTTGATTCCATGCAAGAACAAGAATAA
- the LOC107612821 gene encoding protein NUCLEAR FUSION DEFECTIVE 4, whose protein sequence is MVVSMQRKNKLKEFIGHKWVVFVCAIWDMSFAGTSYMFGSISPVIKSSMGYNQQQVAFLSVAKDLGDNVGLLAGKISEVSPTWRLILVGIIHNVFGYGLVWLVVTHRLPSLPLWMLCFFIFLGQNGSTYYNTAALVSCVQSFPESRGPVVGILKGFVGLSGAIWTQIVAMISFPDQASLIFVIAVGPAMVSCALMFIIRPVESYNKQSSRSSEDGSGFMFIYSVCLLLAAYLMGVLMLENMFNLDHNTITLIAIVLIILILLPIIVPIFMIFFTQPQNLDQESLLQPETRTSTSTRVVDDETSASSCLVKEDKAQKQTGLPVTERPGKIVKFQAKLSRVISEAVKKLKQKNGPHRGDDFTLSQALMKADFLIMFFSIVLGCGSGLTMINNMGQICQSLGDNNVNMYISVISISNFLGRVGGGFFSEVIVRNFAYSRLLALAVVQGMMAVGLSYYAMGLVGQVYVVAISMGFGYGAHWSIAIAAASEIFGLKNFGTLYNFLTVASPTGSLFLSGFVASKIYDYYAEQQAKQRMQSLKASLNFTLPYVARNEESLVCEGNICFSLTCIIFAVVCLFAAALSLILVCRTKRFYAQLHVKSLS, encoded by the exons ATGGTTGTTTCAATGCAGAGGAAGAACAAGTTGAAGGAGTTCATAGGACACAAATGGGTAGTGTTTGTGTGTGCAATATGGGACATGTCATTTGCAGGAACATCATACATGTTTGGGAGCATTTCTCCAGTGATCAAGAGCAGCATGGGATACAATCAGCAACAAGTGGCGTTCTTGAGTGTTGCAAAGGATCTTGGTGACAACGTTGGACTCCTTGCTGGTAAGATCAGTGAGGTTTCACCAACTTGGAGGCTCATTCTTGTTGGGATTATTCACAATGTTTTTGGTTATGGCCTTGTTTGGCTTGTTGTCACTCATAGGCTTCCTTCTTTGCCTTTGTGGATG CTATGCTTTTTCATCTTCTTGGGACAAAATGGATCTACATATTACAACACGGCCGCGCTAGTTTCTTGTGTGCAAAGTTTCCCGGAGAGTCGAGGACCGGTGGTGGGGATACTGAAGGGTTTTGTTGGCTTAAGCGGCGCAATATGGACTCAAATTGTTGCCATGATCAGCTTCCCTGATCAAGCATCTCTGATTTTTGTCATAGCAGTTGGGCCTGCTATGGTTTCTTGCGCTCTCATGTTCATCATAAGGCCTGTTGAAAGCTACAACAAGCAATCTTCTAGATCCTCTGAGGATGGTTCTGGCTTCATGTTCATCTATAGCGTTTGCCTTCTATTAGCAGCATACCTTATGGGGGTTTTAATGCTAGAAAACATGTTCAATTTGGACCACAACACCATTACATTAATCGCGATTGTTTTGATCATTCTCATTTTGCTTCCAATTATAGTTCCTATCTTTATGATTTTCTTTACTCAACCTCAAAATCTAGATCAAGAAAGCCTTCTTCAACCAGAAACAAGAACAAGTACATCAACGCGTGTGGTAGATGATGAGACTAGTGCAAGTTCTTGCCTTGTCAAAGAAGATAAAGCTCAAAAGCAAACAGGGCTGCCAGTAACGGAAAGGCCAGGGAAAATTGTTAAGTTTCAAGCTAAGCTTTCGCGAGTAATCTCTGAAGCTGTGAAGAAATTGAAGCAGAAGAATGGGCCGCATCGAGGAGATGATTTCACCCTATCACAAGCATTGATGAAGGCTGATTTCTTGATCATGTTCTTCTCTATTGTCTTGGGGTGTGGATCAGGTTTGACAATGATCAACAACATGGGTCAGATTTGCCAGTCCTTGGGAGACAACAATGTCAATATGTATATATCAGTTATCAGCATATCAAACTTCCTCGGCCGAGTCGGCGGCGGCTTTTTCTCAGAGGTTATAGTAAG AAATTTTGCGTACTCGAGACTTCTAGCATTGGCAGTGGTTCAAGGAATGATGGCAGTGGGACTCTCCTACTATGCCATGGGTTTGGTTGGTCAAGTTTATGTAGTGGCCATATCAATGGGTTTTGGCTATGGTGCACACTGGTCAATTGCAATTGCTGCAGCTTCGGAGATATTTGGCTTGAAGAACTTTGGAACTTTGTACAATTTTCTCACTGTGGCTAGCCCAACCGGATCTCTATTTTTGTCCGGATTCGTCGCGAGCAAAATATATGACTACTATGCAGAGCAGCAAGCAAAACAGAGAATGCAGAGTCTTAAGGCCTCGTTGAACTTTACATTGCCTTATGTTGCAAGAAACGAAGAATCGCTTGTTTGTGAAGGAAACATATGCTTTTCCCTGACATGTATAATCTTCGCAGTGGTTTGTCTGTTCGCTGCAGCTTTGAGCTTGATCTTAGTCTGCCGGACTAAGAGGTTCTATGcgcaacttcatgtgaagtctcTATCTTGA